In Hyphomicrobiales bacterium, the sequence CCGATGGCCGAAGTTCGGGCAGGGCGGTTCCGCGAAGATTTGTTTTACCGCCTCCATGTTGTGCCATTGATATTACCGCCACTGCGTGACCGTGGTGACGATGTAATGCTGATTTCAGAATATTTCTTGCAACAATTTTCTGAAGAAGACGGCAAAGAATTTACTGGCTTTGATGAAGAAGCACGACAAGCGCTTATGGCTTATGGATGGCCTGGCAATGTGAGGCAATTGCAAAATGTAATTCGCAATATTGTTGTTATGAACGCGGGAGGCTTAGTGTCTCGTGTCATGTTGCCTGCAGAATTATCAACGCTTGGCCAATCAGCTGGTCCATCTGCGGCGCATCTAAGCAATCCAATGTTGCAAACTGATGTTTATGCAAGTGCAGAAACTCAGGTATGGCCTTCCCATATTGCGCCAACGGGTTTGCCTTCTGGCGGTTTGCCTCCAGCTGACCTACCAATGCACATGCCGCCGCAACCAATGTCAGCGAACTATGATCACGCGGCACCCGCCCCAACTAACAATCATTTTGGAACGGGAAATCCTGTTGCAGATCAATTGATTGGTAACGCTTACCCAGCGCAAGCTTCAAGTGCTGCACCAGTTGATCATCATGCGCCACAGCCTTCGTTGCCGGTTGAAATGCCTTCGACGTCACCTTCAGTTGTAAAAACACGAGAAGACATAAAGGCGTTGGATAGCGTGATCAGAGAAACCATCGAAGAAGCAATTTCCATCTGTGATGGATCGGTACCAAAAGCTGCAAGGGCGCTTGATGTTAGTCCGTCGACACTTTATCGACGGTTACAATCATGGGCGGCCGCTGACGCCAAACTTCGCGAACGCAACGGTGATCAAGCGGCTTAGCGCAGGGATAACAATCTTCCATATTGTTGCGATGGTTTTCTCAACAATTGGTAGAGTGACGTCCAAGAACTTCTTCGAAAAGATGAACCCATGTGTCAGCAACCATGTTGCTTTTTCTCGCTTGGTTCCCATGCCCCTGCCGATGGTATTGGGGCGCATGGCTGGCCCAGCCGGATCTATGGCGCCGTCTGTTGTTGAAGAACTAACATCATCCAGTTGGATATAAGATACCCTCGACAATAATGGCAGTTCCAAACGATGCGCAAGTTCACGAGCAGAACGCACGGTCGGGTCCAGTATTTCAGTAATTGTTGCAAGGCCAATACCCATCACAATGCCACCGATGATACCACCAAGGATGAAGATGATCCGTCCTGGTGTGTCTGGTGAATGTGGATCTTGAGGTGCATCAATAATTTTCACCCGCTCTGGTGCTTCAAAACGACCAAGTGCGCCGGTAACACGCGCCATTTCATAGCGCTGCATTAGTTTTTCATGGAGTTGTTGCGCAATGCGAATATTGCGTTCCAACGCTTGCATTTTGCGCTCGATAGGACCGAAGCGTGCAATGCCATTGTTGAGCTGTTTGATTTTGATGCTGATTTGCTCGACCTCTTTTTCGAGCGCTGTTTTGTTCGATTGCGCATCTTGAAGGCGAAGCATTTGTGAGACCAAGAATGGGCTTTGACCATTTTCGTCGAAGCCGCCTGATTGGCCCATTGCAATGTTGAATAAGCGATCCAACTCATCGTCAGAAACTTCTGTCGATACGCTCAAAAGTTGAGAACGTTCTGCGCGAAGTCGTGCAAGTTTCGTCTCTGCGTTGCGAACCTTTGAATGGTTATCAGTATAACGCGCTTGTAACGAGACAAGCTCGCTTGAAAGGCTGACGATTTTTTCTTCGAGGTTACCAATCAACGGATTGGTGCCTGATAATCGTTTTCGAAGATCTTGCAGGGAACGTTTAGCCGCTGACAATTCAATGACTTTTGTATCGTAAAGGTCTTGCAGTGTGGTCAAACGTCCAATGTTGGATTGATAAATTTCCGGCAGATTTGCTGCGTTTTCAACCTTAAATGACACAAGCCGCGCCTCAGCTTGTTGGAGCTGTTCAGCGCGTCCAATCATTTGCGCACGAAGGAATTTTTCGCTGCCTTCAACAGAAGAACGTTCCGGCGCTACGATGCGCTCGATGAAGTGTTTTGCGACCGCTGATAGGCGGTTTGCCAAGCCTTCGCTTTTCGGCCCTGTGATGGTCAGCTTGATAACTTCCTTACCAATAAGCCGAGAATTGATGGAGCTTGCAAGCTCACGCACTTTTTTTAATTTTTCACGCGGTGTTGTGTTTTCATCAAATTCACCAAGATCGGTCAAAACGTCACTTAAGACGTGCTCACTTTTCAACAACGCTTTTAGCGGCGCCATTCGTTCTTTCAAATTCGGACTAAGCGCGAAATCTTCAAGGAACGGGTTCAATGCAGCCGGTTCTTGAATCAAGATCGACATGCCAGTGGAATAGCTTTTGCTGACTTTATCAGACGCAAAATAGGCAATCGGTGGCAATAACAGCATAGGGATCACAAGCAAATACCTGCGTCTCCATGCTGCATTGAGCACCAAATATATGATGTCACCTAAGTTGCGGATCAAGAGTTCAATTCCTTACGCTTTTGCGTTTTTCTAGTTTCGTGTTCTGGTTAGCTTTTGACACTCAGCCTGATCGTGTTTGGCTGAAGCTCCGGTTTTATTTGTTGGTCTGCCGCTCTTATGGCGGGTGATTGGTTGGCAAGTGATTTGAGACGAGCTTGCGCTTTCGCGAGCCGCTCAAATGTGTTGCCTTCATTGCCAAGTCCAGCTTCAATTTTGAGCGGCTTACCTTTGTGAGCTGCTAAAAATTGTGAGAACTGATCTCGTTGTGACGCTGACAAATTCGTTGCACCTGAGGCCAAAACCAAGGTGGTCGTTGTTGGCGTTGCAGGTTGTGTGCGTGAAACAAGGGCGCGGGCACGTTCAAGAAGCGCATTATTGGATGCCTTCTCAGTCGTTGCTCTTGTACTGTTTGCTTTGTTTCTCGCATTTAATGCTTTTGAACGCGCCAATACCTCAGACGGGTCTATTTTAGGCGTATCAATTCTTGGCTGTGTCGCTACTGATTGCGGGTTTTGCTTTGCAATGCGCTGGGCTGCTTTAAACACAGTCGAAGCATCTTGCTCATAGGTTGCTTCGCGCGAAGCTTCTTGCAATTGACGCTCATAATCGCGTTCGTTGGAGATGCGCGACCTTGTTTTGTTCAAGTACTGGGAAAAACGAACATCTGCTGATGCATCACCACGCAAAACTGCTTCAGTTTCTGCGCCATTGTTGCCGAAATCATCGTCGAAACCATCAATTGGGAGGCCGGCCAAATCGTCCGGGCCAGTTTCTACCCAACCTTTTGCAATTTCAGCATTAGTCAGCCCACCGTCACCGGCACGCTGATTGTTCGAGGTGACACGCAAATTGTTACGTGTTTTTGTTTTTGTTTTACGTACTGGTTGTTCGCTTGCATTATCGAATTTTTCGCGGATTGCGTCTGCTTGTTTTGCAAAACGCGACGCGCTTGGATCAGTCTGCGCTTTCGACTTTTTGACAGTCGAAACGCTCGCTGTGCTAATTGTATCGACACTGGACGTTTTTGCGAGAACCGTATTTGGCTCAGCCGTTTGCTCTTCTAAAAATGCAGCGATTGCATCCTTGTCTGTCTTCAGATTAAGAGAGGCCGTTTCAACTGGCTGGAAAACTGGAGATGGGTTCTTTTTCTTTCTCTTGAAGATTGAAGCGAATTTGCCACGGGTTTTGGCAACAATGGTCTGGCCGCCATTGTCTTCTTCCTCTTCGCGAGCAGATGTAAGGATATCGTTGACCGATACTTTCTTGTCTTTCGCATCTTCTGCTGTAATTGAGGCACGCAAGCTCGCAGGGACCAAAGATAGGCCCGACGACGAACACGCACTCATCACGCCAAGCATGATGAGTAACGCGACCGTCGTTGCGGTTCTTTTTGTGTTTCTGGTTGTCGCCATTTTCATGACCCTGTTTTTCGTCTTTTTTATTTGTTGCTACTTACATTCAAGTTCAATGCCAGTTTTGCGATTGCAATTCGCAACGATTTTAGCTCTTGGTTGCTAATTCCAGTAATTAATTCCCAATCACCACGATGCTTTTTGCGAATTGAGGTCGCAAGTTTGATCGCTTCTGGGCTTGTTTGCATTGAGAGCCAAAGAAGATGGCGCTGATCTGCCAATCCATTTGCCATATCGAGGAAGAACTCATGGACATCTGGTTGTTTGGCACAAAGGGTTGGCATTGGCGGGAACATAGATACATCGCCTTCACGCCCATCTGTTGGATCAAAAGGAT encodes:
- a CDS encoding sigma-54 dependent transcriptional regulator, with amino-acid sequence GKELCAEALHKLSPRKNGPHVTLNCAAIPRDLLESEIFGHVKGAFTGATRDRKGAAMRANGGTLFLDEICEMDLSLQSKLLRFLQERTIQRVGDDVIHASDVRIVCATNRDPMAEVRAGRFREDLFYRLHVVPLILPPLRDRGDDVMLISEYFLQQFSEEDGKEFTGFDEEARQALMAYGWPGNVRQLQNVIRNIVVMNAGGLVSRVMLPAELSTLGQSAGPSAAHLSNPMLQTDVYASAETQVWPSHIAPTGLPSGGLPPADLPMHMPPQPMSANYDHAAPAPTNNHFGTGNPVADQLIGNAYPAQASSAAPVDHHAPQPSLPVEMPSTSPSVVKTREDIKALDSVIRETIEEAISICDGSVPKAARALDVSPSTLYRRLQSWAAADAKLRERNGDQAA